The Ralstonia pickettii DTP0602 genome segment AAAGTCGATAATTAGAAAAATGAATTTTCTGGATTTGCCAGTATCAATTCCCTGCATTCCATGACAGAATCCACGCATGCAGCTCTCCCGCATCGACCTCAATCTCTTCGTGGTGTTCGACGCCATCTACAGCGAAGGCAGCATCACCGCGGCCGCGCGCCAGCTCAACCTGACGCAGCCGGCGGTCAGCCATGCGCTGGGCCGGCTGCGCACGCTGTTCGACGACCCGCTGTTCGAGCGGCGCGGCCAGGGCATGGCGCCCACGCCGCTGGCGCGCTCGCTGGCGGCCGAGGTGCGCACCGCGCTGCAGTCGTTTGCGCGGACGCTGCAGGACACGCCGCACTTCGACCCCACCAATACCGTGCGGCGCTTCACCATCGGCATGCGGGACGCGCTGGAATCCACGCTGTTGCCGCCGCTTATGGCGCGCGTGACCGCGGTGGCGCCGCATGTGGAGATTGCCGCGATCCGTTTTGACCGGCGCGAGATGGAATCCGAGCTGCTGGCCGGCACCATTGATGCCGCCATCGACATCCTGCTGCCGGTGTCGCCCGCCATCCACCATGCGCCGTTCATGGACGACCCGATGGTGGTACTGGCGCGGCGCGACCATCCGCTGGTCAAGAAGGAGCTGACGCTCGAGCGCTACCTGGCGGCCGAGCATGTGCATGTGTCGTCGCGCCGCCGCGGCGCCGGGCTGGAAGATCAGGCGCTGCACCGCATGGGCCTGACACGGCGCGTGCGCCTGCGCTGCCAGCATTACGCCGCCGCCTGCCGGGTGGTCAGCTGCACCGACCTCCTGGCCACGCTGCCGCTGCGCTATGCGCGTATCGCCAACGAGCCTTATGCCAACCGGCTGCTCTCGCTGCCCTTCAAGGTGCCGACGCTCGAACTGCACCTGTACTGGCATGCGGGCGGCGAGAACGACGGCGCCAATCGCTGGCTGCGGGAGCAGCTGATGGCGGTGATGGCGTCACTCGGCGGCACGGCGGATGTGACGAGCGCTGCCTGAGCGCTCCAGCATACGCATGGAGCCGACGCCAGGCGCCGGATGCGGCGCTCCGGTGCGCCGCGCGCGGGTCACACGTAAGCAATTGTTCACAGGCTAGACCCTCGCGTTTGACGCCAATACCATCGACCGGTCTTTCTGCCCCCGGCGCCTCCGGCGCGAGCCTCGTTCCATCCGGCGCTTGCGCAGGTTGTCTTGCTGGCTGTCCGCCTCGGCGGATCCTCCGGGCAGTCTCCTTCCTCCGACTACCACGACGATTCAGACCGATGACCGGGACACGCTTGCTTGCTGATTGCCAAGAGACTCTGCCGCGACGCGCGCGGCGCACCACGCTCGCCCTGACCACCCTTTGCGCCGCTGCCGCGCTGGCGCTGTCCGCCTGTGGCGGCGGCGGTGGCGATGGCGGCGATGCCGGCACCTCGGCCGG includes the following:
- a CDS encoding LysR family transcriptional regulator encodes the protein MQLSRIDLNLFVVFDAIYSEGSITAAARQLNLTQPAVSHALGRLRTLFDDPLFERRGQGMAPTPLARSLAAEVRTALQSFARTLQDTPHFDPTNTVRRFTIGMRDALESTLLPPLMARVTAVAPHVEIAAIRFDRREMESELLAGTIDAAIDILLPVSPAIHHAPFMDDPMVVLARRDHPLVKKELTLERYLAAEHVHVSSRRRGAGLEDQALHRMGLTRRVRLRCQHYAAACRVVSCTDLLATLPLRYARIANEPYANRLLSLPFKVPTLELHLYWHAGGENDGANRWLREQLMAVMASLGGTADVTSAA